The Bombus vancouverensis nearcticus chromosome 3, iyBomVanc1_principal, whole genome shotgun sequence genomic sequence CCATCAATCGCGAAAACCTTGTTGTTTTTGGGGTCAACCGCGTCGGGAGACTCGCTCGTTCCCTATAGACGCACCGTGAGTAAACGTGTGCGTGTTGCATGTGACTAGCCATAGTAGCGTGATAGCGTGCAAATGTTTTTGTGAGCATCGTTAAAACTATCTTCGTAGTAACGATGAATATACGTAGTCGTGTAAGCTAGGAACAATGGGGTCGGTTACGATGACAACGTTGTTGAACTAATTGTAAGAAAGAACCCAGCGGTGACGCTACATATCGTAATATCAATGGCAGTGATCGTAATCGTTAAGGGATTCTAACGGATCGAAGTTCGTACGAGAAATGATCGAGAGGGTGGTACATATACGGTCAGATAAAACCAACAGCAGCTCGATCGTCCCCTCTACTCGTCGCTCCTCTATTATTGTGCAACCTTTCACCGATTTGTAATCGGCGTTTGTTCGAACGACGTTATCTATCGAATGCAAATGTTTTAGCAGCATAGAGATGCGCGCACATGCATGTTATGCAGGCTCTCTGTCGCGCAAATCGATTCGATAGAGAAGTTGTAAATATCATTTAATCGAGTTTTATCGTCCACGTAGAACACGGTCGCACGCGTGATCGAACGAATAGTGTACGGTCGCTGGATCCCCAACGATTCGCTTTCGTGCTTCCTATTTCACGAATTTCTCGATTTCCCGTTATTAGAGCGAAACGTACGTTAATCGGCGTTCGAGACCGCTTCCACATGTTGGAACGTCATGATACACCTTCAACAAGAAGAATGATACGAAAGCATAGGAAGTAATTAATGGTTTAATTATATCGCGAGAAGTGATCATCGCTAAAGCTCGAATAGAGACACGAGCGTATTCGCCAGGCGGCCGTTGTTGATAATCTGAATAGCGTTCGAGAATCGGTGATGACGTTTCGATTGGCAATCTACAGACTACTTTTATATTTCGAGTCGTTAACACGGCCCTGTGTGTAGAAGCGTCAGGTTTTTTCATGTTCATTCGAAAACTGGTCGAACACGGTCCGGTGTGTCTGCGCGACTAAACAAATATGACTAAGAGTGGTGGTTCGATATTGGTTATACGTGCACCTTTCGAGGAACGCAATTGTGTACACTGTCACGGTCTTCATTTACGTCTGTTCCCCTCTCGTCTCGTTTCCTTCTCTATTAACTTTCATGTACGGTTCATTGAATACAAGTTTGCCAATCTTTCGCGTTTCGCAGCGATATCTATTTCGATTCGATCGAAAATATTCCTTTAACCCAAGTATTATCAAAAAGATGCTAATAATACCGATCGAAGAAGCAACGTATTTCAGTtgattcaataattttttacgtAATCACCTAAGATAATGTCCCGGCAGAATAAACACTGATTGGTACCCCGTAGATTTTCTTTAACGATCCTTATGCATTTATTCGCGTAAACGTTATCTCTGATACAGTCTAGAGTCTAGATTATTCTCGTTTCTGCCATCAGGGGTCAGAATTTTATTTTAGAGTAGACGGAATGTCTACACTGATTAAAACGTCATCTTTTTTTTCCCCTCTTCCTCCGCTTGTACCACATGTATGTCGTAATCGTTACGCGAAAAgcgacttcttcttcttcttatttatttaatttttagctCATAAGATGGAGAAAGAGAAATGAGCATATAGAAAAAGGTTCAAAAAGCGCAGGCTGATCGTTAGACGCCGATACGCCGTCATATAGTCTTCGTAGTTACGTTGGTCACACTGTGAATTCCACATTTTTGCAGCCGATTTAATAAAGCGGTCGAGAGTTCGCACGATTTCATTACGTAATCCATTTATCAGGAAGTCGAGGTTGAATCGAGCGATGTCGAAAGATGAAGGAGTCGACTATCGAAACTCGCGCCACGACGTTTCAGAAATCTTCGATCGCGATCGTTTAACGTACCGCCACTGAGGTGTGTGCTGCACCATGATGACGTGCCATTCACCGTGAAAACCATTCACTCAAGGTATTAACAAGGTCGTGCAAGGTCGTGCACTGCTATCCTGCATTTATACCGAATATATAACGATACGACACAACGTTCACGATGAACATTCTATGTAGACTTCGCGTGGTTCATCGTGTACACGTGTCCATGGATATGTGTGTACGTGTACACATATATCGAGATTTGCGCGCGAAAGCAACGGAACACGGTATCGATCCGAATGCGTAGAAAATGCTATTGATTCTCTCGGCCGACCCGTCGACCTCTTCCACACGTTGTGTAGTTCCGAGGACTGAGGAGGCGGAGGCAGgacttttctcttttcctctcgctTTTATTCTCCTCCGTATCATTCGCTGAAAAAGTTGCTTCCCGTTTCTCGGATTTTTCATGcggatatttttcttgttgctCCATACCTATGGATCTTCAACGGTAGATATCACGTTCGGTACCTGTTATCGTTTTCGATGTGTCTTTAAATTTAATGCATTTCAACATCGAGGATTTTCTCCGCGACCAAAGTTTTATTTACTCGGTAGAAAAAGAATCTGCAGTGCAATGTAGTTTCTCATTTTGATATCAAAATTAAGAGCCAGTATGTATGTAAATAGACGGTCTTATACGAGTTCAATAATAtttacgataataaaatataatatagagTATATAAAATGATAAGTGGATAAAACGGAATATGAAAGATATGACTATAAGATATGTAACTTCCAAGTTATAGAGGGTTCGtgaaaaacataaataatttatgctATCTGCGTTACGATTGCGCACAACGTTTTTgcacttctttttctttcccccttttttttacttttttttttcttgttttccttcTGATCATATTGTTGACTCGCAACTCTGTACGAATATAATCTAAACTCGTCGTAGAAATGATCTGAAGGTATCGAGAGTCAACGGTTTATCTGCTTTTCGATAAATGGCACCAATCGGCTGATCTGTTTCTTTTGATCGTGGGCGACGGTTGGATTGGCGACCTGTTCGGCTATTTCTAGCCTTTTCCCTGGTGGCAGATTACGAATTCCGCCCTTCGACTAACCGAGGAAAGTCATTTCTGCCGCATCTCTGCGGTCTTGGCGAAACAAACGTTGCGTACGTGACCGTGATTGGGCTGGTGAAGGGGTGAGGAGAGAATTACATAAAAGGCACGAACGAAGCGAGTCGCCTATTCGCCCAACCTACGTCCTCCAGGGTCGTACACCCACGTTCATACTTCGTGCGTATCGTCTCGCAAGCTTATATGGACGATTATGCATGCAGGCGTTATCGTATATATACGTGGAACGTTTAGAGGACTCGTCCAGGATCGTACATGATTTTCAAGAAATTTTCCATGTGTAGGAATTCTGTCGAGCCACGGTTATCTCCTAGCATTTCCGCACGCGTTGATCGCGAGAACGAATTAGTAATATATATAGTGATTCATATTGAGATGAATCATTTACGTCGAAGCAAGTTCGACTATCGTGCAAGTAATTGAAACCATTTTGTATAATAAATCTCGTATTAATTATATGAATGTGTAGATgcgtgaaataattttatttaaagaaactaAAGATTTTTagttaattgttaaataaatgtTTCGTTTTTGTTGACGCAGATCATGTGAAGGAAGGATATGATAAACTGTGGCCGATGAAGAGAAGAGCACGAGCAAGAGTACGAGCAGGAGCACGAGCAAGAGCAAGCGGCTTCGTCGAGGAAGGCGAGAAGAAGCGACGACGAGGCGGCAGCAGCAATACCAATAAAAAGATCAACACTAGATCTGATGTTAGCGGACATTAACGGTAACTTGGCGGATCTGAGAAGTGAAGCGATGGCGTCGCAGAGATTTTGTCTGCGCTGGAATAATCATCAAAGTAATCTACTCTCCGTTTTCGATCAACTACTCCATGACGAGTCGTTCGTCGATGTTACGCTGGCCGTCGAGGGCCAGTTACTCAGGGCACATAAGATGGTGCTGTCGGCGTGTAGTCCCTATTTTCAGGTAAGGACAAGTCTCATCCAGAGAGAACAATGCATCGTCAAACCGGAGATCCTGGGGGAAACGTATGCTTTCTTTTTGAAGTCCAATGAATCGCGTTCTAGAacattattaataattcatcACGGTAGATTAATTCATGACGCGTATTAATAATTCATAACGTTTTCTTACTCGACCCTCTTGCCGAATCTATACCGACCGAGTATTTTTTTCTTACTATCTTTGCAGGCCCTTTTCGTCGGACACCCCGACAAGCACCCGATAGTCATTCTTAAAGATGTCCCCTACGTGGATATGCGCAGTCTTTTGGATTTCATGTATCGTGGGGAGGTCAGCGTCGACCAGGATAGGCTAACCGCTTTCTTGAGAGTCGCTGAGTCTCTTAGGATAAAGGGCCTGACCGAGGTAAACGAGGACAAGTGTGACTTGCCTAGTATTACCTCTTCGTTGCTTGGCAATCAAAACACAGTACCTCCACCACCACCGAATCTACATAGAATAAACCAAATCGGGCCTCACCACCACGTCTCGCAGAAGAGGATGCACCATATGTCGAGCCATCCTCTCCTTGGTTCGGCCTTATCCGCGCCAAAGAGAAAAAGGGGCAGACCGAGGAAGCTCAGCGGTTCTTCCGATACGCCGATCGGCGAGATCACGGGCCAGGAGCTGCAGTCCTGTTCGGGGACAGATCTCGTACAAGGTTCGCCAGAAATGATGGAAATGAAGATGAGTATCGACTTTCAGAGCGAAAGCACCGGTAATAATGGTAGAGGCGGAAACTCCAGTACTGCTTCGGCGAGTAGTAACAACGTGAACAGCAATAACGTCGGGAACTCGGCATCATCGGGAGCCAGTCTGGCTGCTTCCTCTTTGTCGTCGACGAGGAAGGACGAACCAACGGAAAATGGTACTGATACACCCGAATCACTAACATCTCGTGTTAAACGGGAACCTGAACCGACGCCTAGCACCTCTGCCCAAGGTAAAGCACTTTCTCCTTTTTATCTTAAATAAATGTGTTTATTTGTTTTTGTCATTCGTGAAAATTTGCTTGATTGTCAATAATCTGACTGGTTCTTGTTTATCTGTTAGCCTCCGATGAGACGTTCGCGCGGCCACACAGTAGGCAAGGGAACGAAGGTTTCAAGCAAGGTAAGGAATTCCATTATCAGCTTACACGATTAACGCAACTTTTTAATCACCATTTATGTCGTGAATAATCGAAGTAACACGATGTCATTACATATTTTAAAACATTCTTTGGGACAAGTACACTAGCTTGAACAAATTTAATCTTTAATCAATGGATAGTAGTATCAACTGATTTAGCTCTGTTCCTAAGTTCAAAAATTAAGAATTACGGGTGGTACGTATATCGGGTGGAAACGATACAGCGCGATCGTGAATTAAAGTTTTAAGAAGCGATATCTATCGATGTAACCGCACCCACGAACGTACGTGTCTTTTTTTGCAGTGTCAATATGATTTATACTtttgaaaaaaaatagaaagatacGAAAGATACAAAATTGGCATTGTACGGTTTTAAAAGGGATCCCATACTCTTACCTTTTCACAACTATTTGAAATTACATGTTTCGGTGCACATAACCTGTAAACTTAGCTTCTCGGTAAATTAACGACAACATTGTGTCGTTTCCATCTAATATACGCACCAACTATGCCTATCACTGAAATTAAAAGATAAGACTCTGTTATCGAGTATCTGTGAATTGATTTTAGAATtccaaataatatttattaacttgAGAACAGGATACTCTAAATGCACTCAGGATAAATATTAAGTAATTGAATGTATATTACAATATTGATATGTAAGCGGTGTAAACGTTCCcaatcattttttattaatggaAAAGGAGGATATTGTGCCTATTTGGCAAACGTAGgtttttatcaatatttaaataactCATTTTTTGCTCCATTTGAATTACACCGAATTAAATTTAACTTCCTGATACAATTCGATGTTGACCAACAGTGATTACACACAAATATTCCGTTTGCAATCTTTTCCAGGTGATATTGTATTCTTACCCTTAACAAATATTCTTACGTATTTACCTATCATTTGTTTTATCAAAATTATTACAATCATCTTGACAAATTTGAGTGATGAATATgcaaatgaaaatattacaaaacactgcTGTACGATGTGCTaatcaatttaatttttcagaATTTTCATCTGTTAATTTTATACCTTGCTCGTCGTTGCGCGACTGCAAACTAATTACGAATCGCAGTATCGCAGCAATATTTCCGGGGAGGCTATTTTTGGTCGTAGACTCAAGTAcactaaaaaaataataatgaataaaaaaaaaaaaagtaagaaaGAATATTGAGACTCGAGCCGATGAATTTGTTGACGAGTGCAATTCGTTAAGATGTTAACTCGAGGATACTGCCTGAGCTAGCATCCTTACATGGAATTAAGGTCAACAAATCTCGCTGAGTATTGAAAAAAGTATTTGTGATTTGTATCCGGAGAAGGTGAATAGGCTCCCAGGAGTTTATGCGTGTCACGGGTTTCACGCGGTCTGTTAAAAATatcagaaaaaaagaaaaaagcaatacTACTACTAATGATAATAACCGTTTCCTTTTTCCGTGCAATCTGAAACGAATTTTTCGGCAGTGTTAAGCCGCGTAGGCGAAACATATCGAAACACGATGCGCACAAAGTTTAACGGGCTTTCGAAAACGAGACCACTACTTAAGTCACGCGTTGACCTGTGACAActcgaaatagaaaaaaaaatctcgaaaaaatatgtatacatatgcgtgccatgtgtatatatatatacatacatacacatatatttacgaaaaaagaaacaaagtgtATGAGAGAGAAAGGAAGCCGTCGTCTCGTTGAGCCCATACAGGCGTTTGTGTATGCTCCTCTGAAACGACGAGACGTTCGAGCGGAATCAAAAAAACGTGCCAACAAACACACAAGATATATATTCCCTTTTGAATGCTGTAGCCTCCAAAAATCTAACCTACCACCCACCGATTGTCGTTAAGGgacataatataaaatatacatacccATTGTAATTTATGCTCGGCCAATGCGCAGCGCTTCGTTCCTTCTTCTTTACGCTCGTTCTCCTCACTCGTTTCTCTAATCTagacttatatatttatatatacatttctatTTACTGCCACTTTTACTTACCTTTTTCGATCCCATTTCACATATTGCGCGCACGCAcagatacacacacacacagacacacaaacacacgcgcgcgcgcgcgcgcgcgtgcttgtatacaatatgtatatattgttatacgtatacatgtgcaacatataaatatatacacatgtacatgttattatatatatgattTTATAATCCCCGCACGCGAATGAGAAACGCTTCGCTGTCATTGGCCATTTGGTAAAAGGAGGGGGTGGAGCCAGCTTTTAGCGGTGCTTActtttttctgatttttatttgaaacgcTGGTTTACTTTTTTTCACGTTCGTTCATTGTAAGAAAGTTGAACGCAATTTATGTTTGCGCCGAAGTGACGGACCGTGGTGAAATGGATAGATGTCATTACAACGAAAAAAAGAAGTGTGCGTAGCTCTTTTTAACAGACAACGAACGTCGGCAGGTTATCGCTTCCGCCTTCTCTTGCGTTCTTCTCGTTGCCTAATTGAGTTTTCACGACGGAGGAATGAAACACGGAGAAACAGAAATTTGGGGAAAAGTCCGAAACATGAAAACGAAACGGGAAGGAGAAAACAGATGAAAATATACGACAGGACGGAAAGAGATGGACAAACAAATGTAGTGACGGAAAAGAAAGAGCGAAtgatgagagagaaagagagagagagagaaagagagagcgagagatcaatataaaaagaaattggtATCGAGAGTGTGACGTACATTCTTTTCCATATGATgttcgagaaagagagagaaagaaaagaaaagaaattactttactgacgtacgcacgcacgcgcACACATGACAGAGTGCTTCGAAGATGTCGAACATGATGATCGTTCGGTAGTGACCGTGAAACGTGTTGCTTTGTTCTCTTTGCGCAGGTGAGTTGAGATTATCTGAGTCACCATTTGATCTCTGAGAGATTACCTTTGCGCGGGGGAAGCGAGGGAACTAGGGGAGGCCAGCCGCtcaaaaaaatacaaaaaaatatataacataaaataaaacaaaacaaaaaaaaaaataataaaatgaaaccgTTCCGAAATGCCAGAATCTAAATAAGAGAAAGTCGAATAAAAGAATCTGATGTAAAGTGAAGCCGAAAGCGGATTAAgtataacaatatataattGCATCGAAGAAGAGAAAACGTTGCTTCTTCTCGAGCGTCCTCGATCTCGATGGATCGTCTTCCCGTAGAGAATGGATAATATGCGTATACGGTTTAGACTGACGGGACGCACGGACTATTTAAAACGTAAAGTTAATAGGGAGGGGGTCTTTTTCGAGTGTACATGATGATGATGTTTATTAACATTCGCATATACGTGCATTCTGCACGCGTATGTGTAAGCGTTCGTCTCTGACTGAGTGATGTGTTGCGTGTATACATGTATTTGCATACATTCCGTAGCAATAGATACGAGAGCGAGTCCAGGTGAACGGGAGGAAAAATACGAGCTAAATGGTGTAAGACTGCAAACGCGAGAGGGTGGAATGTAAGTGTGCGTGACAGACGAGGAAGAAAGGGTGCGTGAGAGCACGCGcgcctgtgtgtgtgtgtgtgcgtgcgtgcgtgcgtgtgtgtgtgtgtgagagagagagacgcaTGGGAGGGGAGAAAGAATTATACGCGCGCGCGCGTATGTATGAAAAAAGATTGTACGTACGTGTGATCGCGAGAATGTCTGAGCGCGTGTATGGTGCATATTTAtttggaagaaagaaagaaagaaagaaagagagagccATCGTTGAGTCGCTGAAATGCTCTTCATGGTATGGCAAACGAGACCGTAACGGTCCTCTTCGCAGCCAGCCGGTACGGGATCGAGGCAAAGCCGCGATCAACAGTGAGCAGTAGCGAAAGCGTGCGTGAGAGCGAAAGAATCTGAAGAGGGAATGACGACGAACAGGGGTGGGGACACGGAAAAGCGGGTGCGGCATAAAACACTTAACATGGGACAGAGTTGACGGACAGCCGGTTCGAATACGGTGACTCTTTTTTGCTGGCTCTACCCTTCCTCTTGCTTCCCCCCACAAATATAGAAATACGTTATTATATCAGTACATTATTATACACTATTATATATTACTAGAAATATGTGATAATTTATACCTAATGCATCGATATACTTAAGTTCGAATGATGTTATTATaacattgatatatatatacatatacatacgtacgtatgtatgtatgtatatatgtatgtatatatatatatattatacgataCAAAGGTGTAGGCGTCGAGAACTGTTTAaagaagaaagttttcttcGTTTCAGACCCGGAGGAGACGTCGAGTGGCGGTGGCTCGCAGTCACCGACTCATATACGCATCAACTTCGAGCGATGCTTTCGTAAGGAGTACAGCACGTCTCTTCAAGGAAAAACATCGTCAACGGCAATTATGGCGTCCATGGATGACTCGCAGCAATATTCCGATTCCGAATCGGAGCAAAAGGTGTCGAAAGACAATTTGAGCAGTGCCATATTTAATCTGGTCGCCGGTGAATCGGAGATCAGTCAAAGCGACTTCGAAGGATCGTTTAAGGTCGAAAACGAGAGAACGGAAGGTTCGGTACGGGACTTCTGCGTGAAAGAGGGCGACGTATACCGGTGCACTGTATGCAATCGTACCTACACACACATCAGTAATTTCTGCCGGCACTACGTCACCTCACACAAGCGTAACGTCAAGTACTTTGCTTGTCCGGTTTGTTATAAGGAATTCACGCGGAAAGATAACATGGTCGCCCACGTTAAGATCATACATAGCCTTAAGTCGCACATGGCTCTTAGCAGCAGTGGCAGCAGTAGTATGGGTCAGCAGCGGTAGACCGCTGTCGGTGCGTCCTCTCTTCTCAGGCTACGTTCCTTGGCTCTTTCCCTTCGTTCTGCCTCTTGAGAAAGAATCCAAATTACCGTTACGATGCTCCTCCTACGTTTCCGGAGGTGCTCTTAACGGCCAAGTATCACTTCGCGTCGTGCAATCGTCGATAAATCGTTGAACAAATCGTTGATCGATTTCTTCGTCGTCGTGGTAAGAGTCAGGGGACGTTACGCAAGGAAGAGGCagcaaacgaaaaaaatcgcgTGAAAAGCTCAAGAGCGATGCGAGCGTACGTGTCAGTGGCTTTCCGGATAAACCCATagctgtaaaagaaagaaaagaaaaggtcgTAGTGTTTCGAACGGACAAAGAGAGAACAAGTAGTAGTAGTTAGATTAGTCTCGTagttaataaaatacaatcgAGGATTGGTTTTTGAAGACAACGCTAGTAGGACGAATCAAGAAAGGACGATATCAGAGATATGGGGGTAAACGGATAGTCAATCgaatatacaaattttaaacatCCGATGATAATCGTCATTGATACGTAGATAGTTGTACATCTGTTTCCTTTATACAATTAACGAACGTTTGATAAACAACAAACAGGCAGAACAAACAGCTAAATCCGAAGACGTTGTTTCCGCCAATATGGGGAAATTGAATCGTAGACCATATGTCTACTGCAGCTCAAAACAGTTTCTCCTTTTTCAATGGATCaacgtgaaacgaaagaaactggaCTTTTAACAAATGGATATATGATATTAATCATAGCAGCTAGTAAAGTCAAATACAGTCGAACGGAGTACCTTTTATGTCCGGTTACTTTATTAAACGTGATATAATTCGTGCTATATCGGATCCTATAACTACTGGTTTTCTCTTGATTCGTTCGAAAGTTCGCTCTTTCGGACAAAATCGGCGGGTGTATCTCAGCCTATTTCGTAAACCGAAAGCTCCCTTTCTCGAAAAATGATTTTCGTGCGCGTAACACGAAACGGGCATTAAGTTACAAACGAAACGAGCTTTACCGCGTCGCTTCCCTTCAAGGGAATCGCGGATGttatacaaataaaaagaaaaaagaaggaggaaCGTAAGAAAAAGAGATATGCGCATACAAAGAGTTTATATATGATTGAACCGGTGTACTCGTTTGGTCGTCTTAACGTAGTTGTACGACAACGAGGATCAGTTATGAAACAAAGAGGAGAAAAAAGTAAGCAAGATAATTGCAAAAGAAACGTGAGTCCAAATCAACAAAGAGTATATTTACTATTGTGTGACTATAATATTACGGAGAGAATCAAACGTGTTGCATGTAGCATCGAAAATATGCATACGTTTATTGAAGTAAAACGGCGGTACATGCACACACAATATAAATAAGGGAACCACGTAGACTGAGTAAATGCAATATATATGTACGATGACCGTTCGCCATGTTGTTGAGCCGTTGAGCTGTTGTCAAGCTGTCGAGCCTGATTCGAAGTTATATAGTAGCGTAATAGGGAGCCAAGGTGGAAAGAAGTCCGCGGTTAGGGCAGGCAAGGATGGAGATAGTTAATGGGGAAATTAACGGAACGGGACATGCAATTCTTGAAAGACTGCAGAGGGACGGTTTTAACGACACCAAATACAAGATAGTACTGACATTGGATAGACTGAAGGCACTTTAGTAGTAACTTAACGCCATATCGTACTGTACCGTACTCTATTGAACAAAACATTTGTGCTTAGCCAGTACAGCTGGACACAGTTTTACtactatatattctatatattctgtatattatatatattatattagaaaACATGGATTTTATCGTTACCCAAAAAATGatacgttcgtttatttcctGTTTAACTTGAAATGAATCGTGGgtaaaatatctatatatatatatattgttccCAAGAGCAAAAATATGCGATTAAAACGACTATTAAATTTGTTACATAAATTCATAATCAACTAAAGctaatcgttataacgtagattctctttttgtaaatattaaattcTAAATAACGTGAGACAAGGATGTGTGTGTGTCCAGGGTCATAGAAATTATCGTTGTTAAAAATATATCCTTGTCTTACTTGTTACGAGTTTTACGCAGTTTATCCGAAGCataattttatgtataatttaattCAGAAAGACCAtgcttagaaaagaaaaaaggatacAGAGTTCTTTGTGAGTTCTTTTAGTCTTAAAGACTATAGCGTGCACGCGCAAACGGTCGAGTCGATTATCGATTACTGTTCAAAAGGGATACGGCTACAGTGATGGTACATAGGCTTAGTCGTGAGAGACAGCACTAAAATACGATTGTAGCTTACTATATTTTGCACTTTACACTTTGTCGAATCCTCTCTAGTCGGACCTTCGTTCATAGATCGATTGTTATGATTATGAACGACACGCATGAATCGGAGAGGAAGCGAAACgatttatatacaaattttttcaCTAGTTGGGCATAGACATTAGACGACTAGaggcta encodes the following:
- the ttk gene encoding zinc finger and BTB domain-containing protein ttk isoform X3 gives rise to the protein MLADINGNLADLRSEAMASQRFCLRWNNHQSNLLSVFDQLLHDESFVDVTLAVEGQLLRAHKMVLSACSPYFQALFVGHPDKHPIVILKDVPYVDMRSLLDFMYRGEVSVDQDRLTAFLRVAESLRIKGLTEVNEDKCDLPSITSSLLGNQNTVPPPPPNLHRINQIGPHHHVSQKRMHHMSSHPLLGSALSAPKRKRGRPRKLSGSSDTPIGEITGQELQSCSGTDLVQGSPEMMEMKMSIDFQSESTGNNGRGGNSSTASASSNNVNSNNVGNSASSGASLAASSLSSTRKDEPTENGTDTPESLTSRVKREPEPTPSTSAQASDETFARPHSRQGNEGFKQDQLPSLPSDITFEICTSSSSSSPPPPPSAPLTTATRSGEDSFSEGNTGSTYIKSERVVSGMHFLTDREEDRGDLLLPKSESGEAEPEVRKQVTQPAPLFKCHSCNAYFKSRKGYIGHLSSRHSDNENDENREEPANKKARKTSEVGKGPDWEQQREKEEKLVADIIDRVKKECEAQGETVTRRGYSRRSTVMNS
- the ttk gene encoding zinc finger and BTB domain-containing protein ttk isoform X2, translated to MLADINGNLADLRSEAMASQRFCLRWNNHQSNLLSVFDQLLHDESFVDVTLAVEGQLLRAHKMVLSACSPYFQALFVGHPDKHPIVILKDVPYVDMRSLLDFMYRGEVSVDQDRLTAFLRVAESLRIKGLTEVNEDKCDLPSITSSLLGNQNTVPPPPPNLHRINQIGPHHHVSQKRMHHMSSHPLLGSALSAPKRKRGRPRKLSGSSDTPIGEITGQELQSCSGTDLVQGSPEMMEMKMSIDFQSESTGNNGRGGNSSTASASSNNVNSNNVGNSASSGASLAASSLSSTRKDEPTENGTDTPESLTSRVKREPEPTPSTSAQASDETFARPHSRQGNEGFKQDQLPSLPSDITFEICTSSSSSSPPPPPSAPLTTATRSGEDSFSEGNTGSTYIKSERVVSGMHFLTDREEDRGDLLLPKSESGEAEPEVRKQLLEYLIQNDGSVVCKWCGEVLPSRTRWYRHKYKLHVSTQVTQPAPLFKCHSCNAYFKSRKGYIGHLSSRHSDNENDENREEPANKKARKTSEVGKGPDWEQQREKEEKLVADIIDRVKKECEAQGETVTRRGYSRRSTVMNS
- the ttk gene encoding zinc finger and BTB domain-containing protein ttk isoform X1: MLADINGNLADLRSEAMASQRFCLRWNNHQSNLLSVFDQLLHDESFVDVTLAVEGQLLRAHKMVLSACSPYFQALFVGHPDKHPIVILKDVPYVDMRSLLDFMYRGEVSVDQDRLTAFLRVAESLRIKGLTEVNEDKCDLPSITSSLLGNQNTVPPPPPNLHRINQIGPHHHVSQKRMHHMSSHPLLGSALSAPKRKRGRPRKLSGSSDTPIGEITGQELQSCSGTDLVQGSPEMMEMKMSIDFQSESTGNNGRGGNSSTASASSNNVNSNNVGNSASSGASLAASSLSSTRKDEPTENGTDTPESLTSRVKREPEPTPSTSAQASDETFARPHSRQGNEGFKQEFSSGNTKSDGETWKEKGRNSGSGSSANQSSTDTSNARSNTTTSLTTTTSSTSNTASSSGTTMTTTSTRSSSMSPATGRNNAQNSGGSSSSSSPAPTTNSSSTSSGHQIGTMSAPPGRQVPKRRMRRRATSHSQDPAEQLTEMSVRGLNLFRYASISEGVYQCTECAKLDIQKTFKNKYSFQRHAFLYHEGHQRKVFPCPVCSKEFSRPDKMKNHMKTVHDCFMPKDCVMPFGFFLSP
- the ttk gene encoding zinc finger and BTB domain-containing protein ttk isoform X4; translation: MLADINGNLADLRSEAMASQRFCLRWNNHQSNLLSVFDQLLHDESFVDVTLAVEGQLLRAHKMVLSACSPYFQALFVGHPDKHPIVILKDVPYVDMRSLLDFMYRGEVSVDQDRLTAFLRVAESLRIKGLTEVNEDKCDLPSITSSLLGNQNTVPPPPPNLHRINQIGPHHHVSQKRMHHMSSHPLLGSALSAPKRKRGRPRKLSGSSDTPIGEITGQELQSCSGTDLVQGSPEMMEMKMSIDFQSESTGNNGRGGNSSTASASSNNVNSNNVGNSASSGASLAASSLSSTRKDEPTENGTDTPESLTSRVKREPEPTPSTSAQASDETFARPHSRQGNEGFKQDPEETSSGGGSQSPTHIRINFERCFRKEYSTSLQGKTSSTAIMASMDDSQQYSDSESEQKVSKDNLSSAIFNLVAGESEISQSDFEGSFKVENERTEGSVRDFCVKEGDVYRCTVCNRTYTHISNFCRHYVTSHKRNVKYFACPVCYKEFTRKDNMVAHVKIIHSLKSHMALSSSGSSSMGQQR